A single region of the Arthrobacter sp. zg-Y20 genome encodes:
- a CDS encoding ribonuclease J has protein sequence MTETTGTGLMTPPALEPGTLRIVALGGLGEIGRNMAVFEIDGKLLIVDCGVLFPEETQPGVDLILPDFSYIQDRLEDVVGVVLTHGHEDHIGAVPYLLRLKNDIPLIGSQLTLALVEAKLQEHRIKPFTLTVKEGQTESFGPFECEFVAVNHSIPDALAVFIRTAAGTVLHTGDFKMDQLPLDGRITDLRAFARLGEEGVDLFMADSTNADVPGFTTAEREIGPVLQELFGKVNKRIIVASFSSHIHRVQQVLDAAAAHGRYVCFVGRSMVRNMAIAEKLGYLNVPEGILVDLKNVDDLPDNKVVLMSTGSQGEPMAALSRMANGDHRISIGKGDTVILASSLIPGNENAVFRVINGLMRMGADVVHKGNAKIHVSGHAAAGELLYCYNILQPKNAMPVHGETRHLIANGRLAAATGVPEQNIVLADDGTVVDLRDGKARVVGEVECGFVYVDGSSVGAITDTDLKDRRILSEEGFISIISVVNRSTGTIVSGPEIHARGFAEGDAVFDEIIPKISAALEEAVRSNTDHTTYQLQQVVRRVVGTWVNRRLRRRPMIVPVVVEA, from the coding sequence ATGACGGAAACAACGGGCACCGGACTGATGACCCCGCCGGCACTGGAACCGGGAACGCTGCGCATCGTCGCGCTGGGCGGGCTGGGGGAGATCGGCCGGAACATGGCCGTCTTCGAGATCGACGGCAAGTTGCTGATTGTTGACTGCGGGGTCCTCTTCCCGGAAGAGACCCAGCCCGGCGTTGACCTCATCCTGCCGGACTTCTCCTACATCCAGGACCGGCTCGAGGACGTTGTGGGCGTGGTGCTCACGCACGGCCATGAAGACCACATCGGCGCCGTTCCGTATCTGCTGCGGCTCAAGAACGACATTCCGCTGATCGGTTCACAGCTGACCCTTGCCCTGGTGGAAGCCAAGCTGCAGGAACACCGGATCAAGCCGTTCACCCTGACCGTGAAGGAAGGCCAGACCGAAAGCTTCGGACCGTTTGAATGCGAGTTTGTGGCGGTCAACCACTCCATCCCCGACGCGCTGGCAGTGTTCATCCGCACGGCGGCGGGCACCGTGCTGCACACCGGTGATTTCAAGATGGACCAGCTGCCCCTGGACGGGCGGATCACCGACCTGCGTGCCTTCGCACGGCTGGGCGAAGAGGGCGTGGACCTCTTTATGGCCGACTCCACCAACGCCGACGTACCCGGTTTCACCACTGCCGAACGCGAGATCGGCCCGGTGCTGCAGGAACTGTTCGGGAAGGTCAACAAACGGATCATCGTCGCTTCCTTCTCCTCCCACATCCACCGGGTGCAGCAGGTACTGGACGCCGCCGCGGCACACGGCCGCTACGTCTGCTTCGTGGGCCGCTCCATGGTTCGCAACATGGCCATTGCGGAGAAGCTGGGCTACTTGAACGTCCCCGAGGGCATCCTGGTGGACCTGAAAAACGTTGACGACCTGCCGGACAACAAGGTGGTGCTGATGTCCACCGGGTCGCAGGGCGAACCCATGGCAGCACTGTCCCGGATGGCCAACGGAGACCACCGGATCAGCATCGGCAAGGGCGACACGGTCATCCTGGCCTCCTCCCTGATCCCGGGCAACGAGAACGCCGTCTTCCGCGTCATCAACGGTTTGATGCGCATGGGTGCGGACGTTGTGCACAAGGGCAACGCCAAAATCCACGTCTCCGGGCACGCCGCGGCCGGTGAACTGCTCTACTGCTACAACATCCTGCAGCCCAAGAACGCCATGCCGGTCCACGGCGAGACCCGGCACCTGATTGCCAACGGCCGGCTGGCCGCGGCCACCGGCGTCCCGGAACAGAACATTGTCCTGGCCGACGACGGCACGGTGGTGGATTTGCGCGACGGCAAGGCGCGGGTGGTCGGCGAGGTTGAGTGCGGGTTTGTCTACGTGGACGGCTCCAGCGTGGGAGCGATCACCGACACCGATCTGAAGGACCGGCGGATCCTCAGCGAAGAGGGCTTCATCTCGATCATCTCCGTGGTGAACCGCAGCACCGGGACCATCGTCTCCGGACCGGAAATCCATGCCCGCGGATTCGCCGAAGGTGATGCGGTCTTTGACGAGATCATTCCCAAGATCAGCGCAGCGCTGGAGGAAGCGGTCCGTTCCAACACGGACCACACCACCTACCAGCTGCAGCAGGTGGTCCGGCGGGTAGTGGGCACCTGGGTCAACCGGCGCCTGCGCCGCCGCCCCATGATTGTCCCCGTAGTCGTCGAGGCGTAG
- a CDS encoding DNA translocase FtsK, whose product MATRTSPAARSGSSGRTTARSAGGSTSKASGKGSPRGGTTGRGSAAARPAPPEQLPLPLRAVESAWMGISRIAGGGVRKLGTDVSPDYEIRRDGTGFFLTLLGLAVATVEWWALRGPVADVIHAGAAGTFGWMALVLPFMLFTGAVRLFRYPERHRANSRISIGLVIMLLAGSGITHIVGGLPSLTDGFERLWVSGGIVGFLVSGPLSAALTKWPVLILLSFLVFVSVLIITATPFRHIPARLRALYEHLMGQDLAPDDPEAHDQSYLYGNPKPEKVKKPRKTRREKEAEAAAAAAQDGFAGDEAFERALLADEEEEAAAAAAAAPVVPPGVRRPTQAELATQKIRRNQGLPVDGDLDRGMDSAEPPTEAISMVPGATEVLNLPAAAAAVPPVPSRPVAHTPPATPIPQRTEQLQLSGDITYTLPPSDFLPPGPPAKERSEANDAVVAALTHTLEQFNVDAKVTGFSRGPTVTRYEIELGEGTKVERVTALSKNIAYAVASSDVRILSPIPGKSAIGIEIPNADKEVVALGDVLRSNSARKTEHPMVMGVGKDVEGGFVVANLAKMPHLLVAGATGAGKSSFVNSMITSILMRSTPDEVRMVMVDPKRVELTAYEGVPHLITPIITNPKKAAEALQWVVREMDTRYDDLANFGFKHIDDFNKAVRNGKVVPPAGSKRVIRAYPYLLVIVDELADLMMVAPRDVEDSIVRITQLARAAGIHLVLATQRPSVDVVTGLIKANVPSRMAFATSSVTDSRVVLDQPGAEKLLGQGDALFLPMGSNKPIRVQGAWVTESEIHRVVEHVKNQLQAVYREDVAVTAPKKQIDDDIGDDLDVLLQATELVVTTQFGSTSMLQRKLRVGFAKAGRLMDLLESRGVVGPSEGSKARDVLVKPDDLAATLAAISGDEAPAPSGGADAAALAENANVNHGFDAGGPVDLVAADLDGRPQAAEYHDGADDPESEDAWNLTGR is encoded by the coding sequence ATGGCGACTCGTACTTCCCCTGCCGCACGCAGCGGTTCTTCCGGCCGTACCACGGCCCGGAGTGCCGGCGGCAGCACAAGCAAGGCATCAGGCAAAGGCAGCCCGCGCGGCGGAACAACAGGCCGGGGGAGCGCTGCAGCACGCCCGGCCCCGCCGGAACAGCTGCCCCTGCCGCTGCGCGCCGTTGAAAGCGCCTGGATGGGCATTTCCCGTATTGCCGGCGGCGGGGTGCGCAAGCTCGGCACCGATGTGTCCCCGGACTACGAAATCCGCCGCGATGGAACCGGTTTCTTCCTGACCCTGCTCGGCCTTGCCGTCGCCACGGTGGAGTGGTGGGCCCTGCGCGGTCCCGTAGCCGACGTCATCCACGCCGGCGCCGCCGGCACGTTCGGCTGGATGGCGCTGGTGCTGCCGTTCATGCTCTTCACCGGTGCCGTGCGACTCTTCCGATACCCGGAACGCCACCGCGCCAACAGCAGGATCAGCATCGGCCTGGTGATCATGCTGCTCGCCGGGTCGGGCATCACCCACATTGTCGGCGGCCTGCCCTCCCTGACGGACGGCTTCGAACGGCTCTGGGTATCCGGCGGCATTGTCGGCTTCCTTGTATCCGGCCCGCTCTCCGCCGCGTTGACCAAGTGGCCGGTGCTCATCCTTCTGTCCTTCCTGGTGTTCGTGAGCGTCCTGATCATCACCGCCACACCCTTCCGCCACATTCCCGCACGCCTGCGCGCCCTGTACGAGCACCTCATGGGCCAGGACCTGGCCCCGGATGATCCCGAGGCGCATGACCAGAGCTACCTCTACGGCAACCCCAAGCCCGAGAAGGTCAAAAAGCCGCGCAAGACCCGCCGGGAGAAGGAAGCCGAGGCGGCCGCAGCCGCTGCGCAGGACGGTTTTGCCGGCGATGAAGCCTTTGAACGCGCCCTGTTGGCCGATGAAGAGGAAGAAGCGGCTGCTGCCGCAGCAGCAGCGCCCGTCGTCCCGCCGGGCGTCCGCCGTCCCACCCAGGCCGAACTGGCCACGCAGAAGATCCGCCGCAACCAGGGCCTGCCGGTCGACGGCGACCTGGACCGCGGCATGGACAGCGCGGAACCGCCCACCGAAGCCATCAGCATGGTCCCGGGCGCCACCGAGGTGCTGAACCTTCCCGCGGCTGCCGCTGCCGTTCCTCCGGTCCCGTCCCGCCCGGTGGCGCACACCCCGCCGGCTACCCCCATCCCGCAGCGGACCGAGCAGCTGCAGCTTTCCGGCGACATCACCTACACGCTGCCGCCGTCGGACTTCCTGCCGCCGGGCCCGCCCGCCAAGGAACGCTCCGAAGCGAACGACGCCGTCGTCGCGGCCCTGACGCACACTCTGGAGCAGTTCAACGTGGACGCCAAGGTCACCGGCTTCTCCCGCGGCCCCACGGTTACCCGGTACGAGATCGAACTCGGCGAGGGTACCAAGGTGGAACGGGTTACGGCCCTTTCCAAAAACATCGCCTACGCCGTGGCCAGCTCCGACGTGCGCATCCTTTCGCCCATTCCCGGCAAGTCCGCCATCGGCATCGAAATCCCGAACGCGGACAAGGAAGTCGTGGCCCTGGGCGACGTGCTTCGCTCCAACTCCGCCCGCAAGACCGAACACCCCATGGTGATGGGCGTGGGCAAGGACGTTGAGGGCGGGTTCGTGGTGGCCAACCTGGCCAAGATGCCGCACCTGCTCGTGGCCGGTGCCACCGGCGCCGGTAAGTCCTCGTTCGTGAACTCCATGATCACCTCCATCCTGATGCGCTCCACGCCGGATGAGGTGCGCATGGTCATGGTGGACCCCAAGCGCGTGGAACTGACCGCCTATGAGGGCGTTCCGCACCTGATCACCCCCATCATCACCAACCCCAAAAAGGCTGCCGAAGCGCTGCAGTGGGTGGTCCGGGAAATGGACACCCGCTATGACGACCTCGCCAACTTCGGGTTCAAGCACATTGACGACTTCAACAAGGCCGTCCGCAACGGCAAGGTAGTGCCCCCGGCCGGATCAAAGCGGGTCATCCGCGCCTACCCGTACCTGCTGGTGATCGTGGACGAGCTGGCCGACCTGATGATGGTTGCCCCGCGGGACGTGGAAGACTCCATTGTCCGCATCACCCAGCTGGCCCGCGCCGCCGGCATCCACCTGGTGTTGGCCACCCAGCGGCCTTCCGTGGACGTGGTGACCGGCCTGATCAAGGCGAACGTGCCCTCCCGCATGGCCTTCGCGACGTCGTCGGTCACCGACTCCCGCGTGGTCCTGGACCAGCCCGGCGCTGAAAAGCTGCTGGGCCAGGGTGACGCCCTGTTCCTGCCGATGGGCTCCAACAAGCCCATCCGTGTACAGGGCGCCTGGGTCACCGAGTCCGAAATCCACCGTGTGGTGGAGCACGTCAAGAACCAGCTGCAGGCCGTCTACCGCGAAGACGTTGCGGTCACGGCGCCCAAGAAGCAGATCGACGACGACATCGGAGACGACCTCGACGTGCTGCTGCAGGCCACCGAACTGGTGGTGACCACTCAGTTCGGCTCCACCTCCATGCTCCAGCGCAAGCTGCGCGTGGGCTTCGCCAAGGCAGGACGCCTGATGGACCTGCTCGAGTCCCGCGGCGTCGTCGGGCCCTCCGAAGGTTCCAAGGCACGCGATGTGCTGGTGAAGCCCGACGACCTGGCGGCCACCCTGGCAGCCATCAGCGGCGACGAAGCGCCTGCCCCGTCCGGGGGAGCGGACGCCGCAGCGCTGGCCGAGAACGCCAACGTGAACCACGGGTTCGACGCCGGCGGTCCCGTGGACCTGGTCGCCGCCGACCTGGATGGCCGGCCGCAGGCTGCGGAGTACCACGACGGCGCCGACGACCCGGAGTCCGAGGACGCATGGAACCTCACCGGCCGGTGA
- the pgsA gene encoding CDP-diacylglycerol--glycerol-3-phosphate 3-phosphatidyltransferase: MSNSPSERVPTLNIANALTVVRILMVPLFIWFLAADDGRGGLYRWLAVATFAVAIYTDKLDGDIARSRGLITDFGKIADPIADKLLIGSALVMLSLLGELWWWVTIVILVRELGITLMRFVVIRYGVMAASRGGKLKTVVQTFAIFVFLLPLGSWLGSWAWWIGAVFMAAALVITVVTGIDYVLQAVRLRRSAKSV; encoded by the coding sequence GTGAGCAATTCTCCTAGCGAGAGGGTACCTACCCTCAATATCGCCAATGCACTGACGGTGGTGCGGATCCTGATGGTTCCGCTCTTCATCTGGTTCCTCGCTGCCGACGACGGCCGCGGCGGGCTCTACCGATGGCTGGCGGTGGCAACATTCGCCGTCGCCATCTACACGGACAAGCTCGACGGCGACATAGCCCGCAGCCGCGGCCTGATCACCGACTTCGGCAAAATCGCCGATCCGATCGCGGACAAGCTGCTGATCGGTTCCGCACTGGTGATGCTGTCGCTGCTGGGCGAACTGTGGTGGTGGGTGACCATTGTGATCCTGGTCCGCGAACTGGGTATTACCCTGATGCGCTTCGTGGTGATCCGCTACGGCGTGATGGCAGCTTCCCGAGGGGGCAAGCTCAAGACGGTGGTACAGACCTTCGCAATCTTCGTGTTCCTGCTGCCGCTGGGCAGTTGGCTGGGCAGCTGGGCCTGGTGGATCGGCGCCGTCTTTATGGCCGCCGCACTGGTGATCACCGTGGTGACAGGCATCGACTACGTCCTGCAGGCCGTCCGCCTGCGCCGCAGCGCAAAGAGCGTATGA
- a CDS encoding CinA family protein, translating into MSPETGAGAPVEESSAARVLRAANRAGKTVATAESLTAGMLCAELGSVPGASTVLQGGVVAYQNGIKHSVLGVPAALLAEAGSVDGRVAELMAVGARKALDADVAVSTTGAAGPAAHDGKPVGTVFVGIASAGGSYFREFLFPGDRTAIRAAACREALAMLAAELETAGPVGDGQ; encoded by the coding sequence ATGAGCCCGGAGACCGGGGCGGGCGCCCCTGTGGAGGAGAGCTCGGCCGCCCGTGTCCTGCGCGCCGCGAACCGGGCCGGCAAAACCGTAGCCACTGCCGAGTCCCTGACCGCGGGAATGCTCTGCGCGGAGCTTGGATCCGTGCCGGGAGCGTCCACAGTTTTGCAGGGTGGCGTGGTCGCGTACCAAAATGGGATCAAGCATTCCGTCCTCGGGGTTCCGGCCGCGCTCCTGGCCGAAGCCGGGTCCGTGGATGGAAGGGTGGCGGAGCTTATGGCGGTCGGGGCGCGCAAGGCCCTGGACGCCGACGTCGCAGTATCAACCACCGGGGCGGCCGGGCCTGCGGCCCACGACGGCAAACCGGTGGGAACAGTCTTCGTAGGGATCGCCTCTGCCGGAGGATCTTACTTCCGGGAGTTCCTGTTCCCCGGAGACCGCACCGCCATCCGTGCCGCTGCCTGCCGCGAGGCACTCGCGATGCTGGCCGCAGAACTGGAGACCGCCGGTCCCGTTGGAGACGGACAGTAA
- a CDS encoding helix-turn-helix domain-containing protein, which yields MVKQPVSVNGVIRWRDVGLAEDAHREPKERKMVVLRHEIGDVLRDVRQRQGRTLREVSHSARVSLGYLSEVERGQKEASSELLSSICTALDVPLSLMLREVSDRVASAEGVAIPDTVPSEFSREFAREFPEDLARDLARTS from the coding sequence ATGGTTAAACAACCCGTATCCGTGAACGGCGTGATCCGCTGGCGGGATGTAGGGTTGGCGGAAGACGCACACCGGGAGCCTAAGGAGCGCAAGATGGTAGTTCTTCGTCACGAGATTGGTGATGTCCTCCGCGACGTGCGCCAGCGCCAGGGCCGTACCCTGCGCGAGGTGTCGCACAGTGCCCGTGTATCCCTCGGCTACCTCAGCGAGGTTGAACGCGGACAGAAGGAAGCATCATCGGAACTCCTGTCTTCAATCTGCACGGCCCTCGATGTGCCCCTGTCCCTGATGCTCCGTGAAGTCAGTGACCGGGTGGCCAGCGCTGAAGGCGTTGCCATTCCAGATACCGTGCCCTCTGAGTTTTCGCGGGAATTCGCACGTGAATTTCCCGAAGACCTGGCCCGGGACCTGGCCCGCACATCCTAG
- a CDS encoding MarR family winged helix-turn-helix transcriptional regulator, translating to MTETTGPADRPDGGDPDNDAAIEDLEQELSVLWRRARSVSHQIAREVHPDMEPSAYGLMVLLHQQGPMRLTDLAAAVGVGKPSLSRQVAMLQSLGLVEKHTDPVDGRAQPINLTDVGAAQLEGTATARKEHFRRTWTGWEAEELRALVRLLHKLNASVRPAGDSL from the coding sequence ATGACCGAGACCACCGGTCCCGCGGACCGGCCCGATGGCGGGGACCCGGACAACGATGCCGCCATTGAGGACCTGGAACAGGAACTGAGTGTCCTGTGGCGCCGCGCGCGCTCCGTCTCCCACCAGATAGCCCGCGAAGTCCACCCCGACATGGAACCGTCGGCCTACGGCCTCATGGTGCTGCTCCACCAGCAGGGTCCCATGCGCCTGACGGACCTGGCCGCGGCGGTGGGGGTGGGTAAGCCCTCGTTGAGCCGTCAGGTTGCGATGCTGCAAAGCCTGGGCCTGGTGGAGAAGCATACGGACCCGGTGGACGGGCGGGCCCAACCCATCAACCTCACCGACGTGGGGGCGGCACAGTTGGAAGGCACGGCAACGGCCCGAAAGGAGCACTTCCGCCGGACATGGACCGGATGGGAGGCCGAAGAGCTGCGCGCCCTGGTTCGGCTGCTGCACAAGCTGAATGCCTCCGTCCGTCCGGCCGGGGACAGTCTTTGA
- a CDS encoding DUF3046 domain-containing protein — MRISDFWRLMDDEFGSAYSRVLAADLVLGQLGGVTAAEALRKGVEPKAVWLAVCEIQDVPADRRLGRDIKPKAT; from the coding sequence ATGCGTATCAGTGACTTCTGGCGGCTCATGGATGACGAGTTCGGTTCGGCCTATTCCCGGGTCTTGGCCGCGGATCTGGTCCTCGGCCAGCTGGGCGGGGTTACCGCTGCGGAAGCGCTCCGGAAAGGCGTGGAACCAAAAGCGGTATGGCTGGCCGTGTGCGAGATCCAGGACGTGCCGGCTGACCGCAGGCTTGGCCGGGACATCAAACCGAAGGCAACGTAG
- the recA gene encoding recombinase RecA — protein MAAPADRAKALEAALAQIDKQYGKGSIMRLGDEVRAPAETISTSSVALDVALGIGGLPRGRVVEIYGPESSGKTTLALHVVANAQKNGGIAAFIDAEHALDPIYAAKLGVDTDSLLVSQPDTGEQALEIMDMLIGSGSVDVVVIDSVAALVPRAEIEGDMGDSHVGLQARLMSQALRKIAGRLSHTNTTAIFINQLREKIGVFFGSPETTTGGKALKFYASVRIDVRRIETLKEGTNPVGNRTRAKIVKNKMAPPFKQAEFDIMYGVGISREGGLIDMGVEHGLVKKSGAWFTYDGDQLGQGKENARNFLKDNPDLADELDRRIREKLGIGVPAAEEPAAPKLKAVAKDS, from the coding sequence ATGGCTGCTCCAGCCGACCGCGCAAAAGCACTTGAGGCAGCGCTGGCCCAGATTGACAAGCAGTATGGCAAGGGATCGATCATGCGTCTGGGCGATGAGGTGCGCGCCCCCGCAGAGACCATCTCAACCAGCTCCGTCGCTCTGGACGTTGCCCTGGGCATTGGCGGGCTCCCGCGCGGACGCGTGGTGGAGATCTACGGTCCGGAATCTTCCGGTAAGACCACGCTGGCCCTCCATGTTGTGGCCAATGCGCAGAAGAACGGCGGCATCGCCGCATTCATCGACGCGGAGCACGCCCTGGACCCCATCTACGCCGCCAAGCTCGGCGTTGATACGGACTCGCTGCTGGTGTCCCAGCCGGACACCGGCGAGCAGGCCCTGGAAATCATGGACATGCTGATCGGCTCCGGGTCCGTCGACGTCGTCGTCATTGACTCCGTTGCCGCACTGGTGCCGCGGGCCGAAATCGAAGGCGACATGGGAGACAGCCACGTCGGCCTGCAGGCCCGCCTCATGAGCCAGGCGCTGCGAAAGATCGCCGGCCGGCTGAGCCACACCAACACCACCGCCATCTTCATCAACCAGCTGCGTGAAAAGATCGGCGTCTTCTTCGGCAGCCCGGAAACCACCACCGGCGGCAAGGCCTTGAAGTTCTACGCGTCCGTACGCATCGACGTCCGCCGCATTGAAACGCTCAAGGAAGGCACCAACCCGGTTGGCAACCGCACCCGCGCCAAGATCGTCAAGAACAAGATGGCACCGCCCTTCAAGCAGGCGGAATTCGACATCATGTACGGCGTCGGCATCTCCCGCGAAGGCGGCTTGATCGACATGGGCGTGGAGCACGGGCTGGTCAAGAAGTCCGGTGCCTGGTTCACCTACGACGGAGACCAGCTGGGCCAGGGCAAGGAGAACGCCCGCAACTTCCTGAAGGACAATCCCGACCTGGCCGACGAGCTGGACCGCCGCATCCGCGAAAAGCTGGGCATCGGCGTTCCGGCCGCAGAGGAACCGGCCGCACCCAAGCTCAAGGCTGTAGCCAAGGACTCCTAG
- a CDS encoding regulatory protein RecX: MASQETLEQLKQRLADIQAGTAVPSDTTPADVPPASRARSRRKPKDAGDTFQEGGFGEEAPADEPWAEPGAGGGTKKKKRRRNSAGEADSVSGPAPELTPEEAYSEAKAIVLRQLTASPKSRHQLEAKLAEREIPADAAAAVLDRFEEVQLVDDAEFARLWVQSRSQGKSLARGALRRELAEKGIAPDLAEDALEQVSADDELEAARTLARKKLQSSADLADRTARDKQTRRLVGMLARKGYSPSLGFRVAGEIISEAREARGDSV; the protein is encoded by the coding sequence ATGGCATCCCAAGAAACGCTCGAACAACTGAAGCAGCGGCTCGCCGACATCCAGGCGGGTACTGCCGTGCCTTCGGATACGACGCCGGCAGATGTGCCTCCGGCCTCCCGTGCGCGCTCCCGCCGGAAGCCGAAGGATGCAGGGGATACCTTCCAAGAAGGCGGTTTTGGCGAGGAAGCCCCGGCAGATGAACCGTGGGCAGAACCAGGCGCCGGAGGCGGCACCAAGAAAAAGAAGCGCCGGAGGAACAGCGCGGGGGAGGCGGATTCCGTTTCCGGGCCGGCGCCCGAGCTGACACCTGAGGAAGCCTACTCGGAGGCGAAAGCCATTGTGCTGCGCCAACTCACGGCATCACCCAAAAGCCGGCACCAGCTGGAAGCGAAGCTGGCCGAACGCGAGATTCCGGCGGATGCGGCCGCAGCAGTCCTGGACCGTTTCGAGGAAGTGCAGCTCGTGGACGACGCCGAGTTCGCCCGGTTGTGGGTCCAGAGCAGGTCGCAGGGCAAATCACTGGCCCGCGGCGCACTGCGCCGCGAACTAGCCGAAAAGGGGATTGCGCCGGATCTGGCCGAGGATGCCCTCGAACAGGTCAGCGCCGATGACGAACTTGAGGCCGCCAGGACCCTGGCCCGGAAAAAGCTGCAGTCCTCCGCGGATCTCGCAGACCGCACGGCAAGGGACAAACAAACGCGGCGGCTCGTGGGCATGCTGGCCCGCAAGGGTTACTCGCCGTCGCTGGGTTTCCGCGTGGCCGGAGAAATTATCAGCGAGGCACGCGAGGCCAGAGGCGACAGCGTCTAA
- the miaB gene encoding tRNA (N6-isopentenyl adenosine(37)-C2)-methylthiotransferase MiaB: MTVSSPSPVPSPVASEATPRTYQVRTFGCQMNVHDSERISGLLQDAGYVEADGEQADIVVFNTCAVRENADNKLYGNLGLLAPIKERRPGMQIAVGGCLAQKDRETILRKAPWVDAVFGTHNIGSLPALLERARHNAKAELEILESLDVFPSTLPTKRDSVYSGWVSISVGCNNTCTFCIVPSLRGKERDRRPGEILAEIKALVDDGAIEVTLLGQNVNSYGVEFGDRGAFAKLLRACGGIEGLERVRFTSPHPAAFTDDVIDAMAETPNVMPQLHMPLQSGSDKVLKDMRRSYRSKKFLGILDRVRERMPHAAISTDIIVGFPGETEEDFAATLDVVEKARFASAFTFQYSKRPGTPAAGLPGQLPKAVVQERYERLTALQDRVAAEENAKQVGTTVEVMVTAGSGRKAEETGRLSGRSRDQRLVHFSVPDGAPAPRPGDLVTVPVTAAAAFHLISDPATAADYSLRRSRAGDAWDRSQAESCGVPAAPAGTRTGVSLGMPALPPRS, encoded by the coding sequence ATGACTGTTTCCTCTCCTTCCCCCGTGCCTTCCCCCGTGGCCTCCGAGGCAACACCGCGTACCTATCAGGTCCGGACGTTCGGCTGCCAGATGAACGTACACGACTCCGAACGCATTTCGGGCTTGCTCCAGGACGCCGGATATGTGGAGGCCGACGGCGAGCAGGCGGACATCGTTGTCTTTAATACCTGCGCGGTCCGGGAGAACGCGGACAACAAGCTGTACGGCAACCTGGGCCTGCTCGCGCCCATCAAGGAACGCCGCCCGGGGATGCAGATTGCCGTGGGCGGTTGCCTGGCACAGAAGGACCGGGAAACCATCCTGCGCAAGGCACCCTGGGTGGACGCCGTCTTCGGCACCCACAACATCGGGTCCCTGCCCGCGCTGCTTGAACGCGCGCGGCACAATGCCAAGGCCGAGTTGGAAATCCTGGAGTCATTGGACGTGTTCCCGTCCACGCTGCCCACCAAACGGGACTCGGTGTACTCGGGATGGGTGTCCATCTCCGTCGGCTGCAACAACACCTGTACCTTCTGCATCGTCCCGTCGCTGCGCGGCAAGGAACGTGACCGGCGCCCGGGGGAGATCCTGGCCGAAATCAAAGCACTGGTCGATGACGGCGCCATCGAGGTCACGCTGCTGGGCCAGAACGTGAACTCCTACGGCGTGGAGTTCGGCGACCGCGGTGCCTTCGCCAAGCTGCTGCGCGCGTGCGGCGGCATCGAGGGCCTGGAACGGGTCCGCTTCACCAGCCCGCACCCGGCGGCCTTCACCGACGACGTCATTGACGCCATGGCGGAAACCCCTAACGTGATGCCGCAGCTGCACATGCCGCTGCAGTCGGGCTCGGACAAGGTCCTCAAGGACATGCGCCGCTCCTACCGCTCCAAGAAGTTCCTGGGGATCCTGGACCGGGTGCGGGAACGGATGCCGCACGCCGCCATCTCCACGGACATCATTGTCGGATTCCCGGGCGAGACCGAGGAGGATTTCGCCGCCACCCTCGACGTCGTGGAAAAGGCCCGCTTCGCCAGCGCCTTCACCTTCCAGTACTCCAAGCGCCCCGGCACCCCCGCCGCCGGCCTGCCCGGCCAGCTGCCCAAGGCCGTGGTGCAGGAACGCTATGAGCGGCTCACTGCCCTCCAGGACCGGGTTGCCGCCGAGGAGAACGCCAAGCAGGTGGGCACAACCGTAGAAGTCATGGTCACTGCCGGTTCGGGCCGGAAGGCTGAAGAGACCGGCCGGCTCTCCGGACGTTCCCGGGACCAGCGGCTGGTGCACTTCTCGGTGCCCGACGGCGCCCCTGCACCGCGGCCGGGCGACCTCGTCACCGTCCCGGTCACCGCTGCCGCCGCCTTCCACCTGATTTCCGATCCCGCCACAGCCGCCGACTATTCGCTGCGCCGGTCCCGCGCCGGAGATGCCTGGGACCGTTCGCAGGCCGAATCCTGCGGCGTGCCGGCCGCACCGGCCGGCACCCGCACGGGTGTTTCGCTGGGCATGCCCGCGCTGCCCCCGCGTTCCTAA